From Paenibacillus graminis, a single genomic window includes:
- a CDS encoding TetR/AcrR family transcriptional regulator — MKVILISNEDKPSTSTARVLKTYQEARLQNTENLRKLVVDAAAAILQEEGPEAVTVRRVSQKMGCSTKIIYSLFVNKEGLAQQLYLEGCKLLAQRFEEVLPSSDLLQHLLDLGEAFWQFGQDYTSYYKLMFGGAFAEFKPDAESMQGTMTAIRRLLILISTAQQQGRISDQEETGTIVSTIWASLHGVIHLYMGGFLGDAEAAHTVYKQTMVLLSQSLFTGSKP, encoded by the coding sequence ATGAAGGTGATCCTTATCAGTAACGAAGACAAGCCCTCAACATCCACGGCGCGGGTATTAAAAACATATCAGGAAGCCCGTCTGCAAAATACGGAAAATCTCCGTAAGCTTGTGGTTGATGCGGCCGCAGCCATTCTGCAGGAAGAGGGGCCGGAGGCCGTCACGGTGCGCAGAGTATCGCAAAAGATGGGCTGCTCAACCAAGATCATTTACAGTTTGTTTGTCAATAAAGAGGGTCTGGCCCAGCAGCTGTATCTGGAGGGCTGCAAATTGCTGGCCCAGCGTTTTGAAGAAGTGCTGCCGTCCTCTGACCTCTTGCAGCATTTGCTGGATTTGGGCGAAGCCTTCTGGCAGTTCGGGCAGGACTATACCAGCTATTACAAGCTAATGTTTGGAGGGGCTTTTGCCGAGTTCAAGCCGGATGCGGAGAGTATGCAGGGAACGATGACAGCCATACGCCGTTTGCTGATTCTAATCAGCACCGCCCAGCAACAAGGACGGATTTCGGACCAGGAAGAGACTGGGACCATCGTCAGCACCATATGGGCTTCGCTGCACGGCGTAATCCACTTGTATATGGGCGGGTTCCTTGGTGATGCCGAAGCAGCCCATACCGTATACAAACAAACCATGGTTTTGCTGTCCCAATCCTTGTTTACAGGGTCCAAGCCATAG
- a CDS encoding S8 family peptidase, with the protein MKTKLSLLVFLIILLYTSASVSIPKQPAIDAYEVEELKNWGVEKIGAPLLWSKGIKGKGINIAIMDSGIDYNHPEFSKNIHTGYNAIQPNELPIDDYGHGTLMTGIIAAQHNSIGFQGIAPEAEIYPVKVLDRLGRGSLEDINRGIDWCIRHNIDIINMSFSIPEDKELLHKSIQKATNNGIIVVAAVTNSYGGAVGYPASYEGVISVTSVDRKLDSGETASIGKIDFSAPGEDIISTSKNGKFEYVSGTSISAPYVTGLIALLMQQYHLPSNNIVKTLKKYAEDLGVDGKDDIYGWGFLTTTENGG; encoded by the coding sequence ATGAAAACTAAATTATCTCTCTTAGTCTTTCTAATTATTCTTTTGTATACTTCAGCTTCAGTATCAATACCCAAGCAACCGGCAATAGATGCATATGAAGTAGAGGAATTAAAAAACTGGGGTGTAGAGAAGATTGGAGCTCCACTATTATGGTCTAAAGGGATTAAAGGAAAAGGCATTAATATTGCTATTATGGATAGTGGTATTGATTACAATCATCCGGAATTTTCGAAAAACATTCACACTGGTTATAATGCTATTCAACCAAATGAATTGCCTATCGACGATTATGGACACGGGACATTGATGACTGGTATCATAGCCGCACAACACAATAGTATAGGCTTCCAAGGGATTGCTCCTGAAGCGGAAATTTACCCTGTTAAAGTATTAGACCGTTTAGGAAGGGGATCTCTTGAAGATATCAACCGTGGAATTGATTGGTGTATCAGACATAACATAGACATTATTAATATGAGCTTTTCTATTCCCGAAGATAAAGAGCTTCTCCACAAGTCTATTCAGAAAGCAACGAATAATGGAATTATTGTGGTGGCAGCTGTCACTAACTCATATGGCGGTGCAGTTGGTTATCCAGCTTCATATGAAGGAGTAATATCTGTGACTTCAGTGGATCGTAAATTAGATAGCGGAGAAACTGCTTCTATCGGTAAAATAGACTTTAGTGCTCCGGGAGAAGACATCATCTCGACCTCAAAAAATGGAAAGTTTGAATATGTAAGTGGTACTTCAATATCTGCTCCTTATGTAACCGGTTTGATTGCTTTATTAATGCAGCAATATCATCTGCCTTCAAACAATATCGTTAAAACGCTGAAAAAGTATGCAGAAGATCTTGGCGTCGATGGGAAAGATGATATTTATGGTTGGGGATTTTTAACGACTACTGAAAACGGAGGATGA
- the tlp gene encoding small acid-soluble spore protein Tlp → MAKPDNRADNVEHLQQSIQHTMQNLHEAEDYLNEFSSEISSQEREQIEAKNERRKESIKGFREEVKDEAAHSQE, encoded by the coding sequence ATGGCAAAGCCGGATAATCGGGCAGATAACGTTGAGCATTTACAACAGAGCATTCAGCACACCATGCAAAACCTGCATGAAGCTGAAGACTACTTAAACGAATTCTCTTCTGAGATCAGCAGCCAAGAACGTGAACAAATCGAAGCAAAAAACGAACGCCGTAAAGAAAGCATTAAAGGCTTCCGCGAGGAAGTTAAAGACGAAGCCGCGCATTCCCAGGAATAG
- a CDS encoding sugar phosphate nucleotidyltransferase: MIALILAAGYATRLYPLTKDTPKPLLPVQGSRTILDLLMDRLEVLDEVTEVLIVTNARFFRAFEQWHHQYRGTKPVRILNDGTSSPEGRLGAIGDIQFAIKREQMQDDLLVLAGDNVLGFGLEGYLNYFHKVDKDCILVRTVDDIGELRSVGVAELDTEMRVLSLEEKPQAPRTNIGVFALYIYKRSTLPLFSRYLAEGGNPDAPSYFPEWLHSRQEIRAYYTEGAIDDVGTPEAYAEMRARLGELAE, encoded by the coding sequence ATGATTGCATTAATCTTGGCTGCGGGGTATGCGACCCGTCTCTATCCGTTAACGAAAGATACGCCAAAGCCGCTGCTGCCGGTTCAAGGTAGCCGTACCATTCTGGATTTGCTGATGGACCGTCTGGAGGTGCTGGATGAGGTTACGGAGGTTCTTATTGTGACCAATGCCCGGTTCTTCCGGGCTTTTGAGCAGTGGCACCACCAGTACAGGGGGACAAAACCAGTTCGTATTCTGAACGATGGCACCTCTTCACCGGAGGGACGGTTGGGGGCGATTGGCGATATCCAGTTTGCCATCAAGCGGGAGCAGATGCAGGATGATCTGCTGGTTCTGGCAGGTGATAATGTGCTGGGATTTGGCCTTGAGGGGTATCTGAATTATTTTCATAAGGTGGATAAGGATTGCATTCTGGTCCGGACGGTGGACGATATCGGGGAGCTGCGCAGTGTCGGGGTGGCGGAGCTGGATACGGAGATGCGGGTCCTTTCTTTGGAAGAAAAGCCGCAGGCGCCCCGGACCAACATTGGCGTCTTTGCGCTCTACATCTACAAACGGTCCACGCTGCCGCTATTTTCCCGTTATCTGGCCGAAGGGGGCAACCCGGATGCGCCGAGTTATTTTCCCGAGTGGCTGCATTCCCGCCAAGAGATCCGGGCCTACTATACGGAGGGTGCTATTGATGATGTCGGCACCCCGGAGGCGTATGCGGAGATGCGGGCTAGGCTGGGGGAACTGGCAGAGTGA
- a CDS encoding ABC transporter ATP-binding protein codes for MQTVIQTQNLSKSYGTTAVLKNIDLMIQSGEFTAVMGPSGSGKSTLMNVLSTIDRFTGGEVWLEGKSLLNLKKKSLRQFRQERMGFIFQDYNLLDTLTAKENVLLPLSLRKVKVEEMEDRLLPIVQALNIEEILHKYPSELSGGQKQRVASARAIITNPSIVFADEPTGALDSRSATQMLEQLAELNGTFGTTIMMVTHDPYAASYCKRVIFLRDGGIVNEIYAGDQTQKAFYERILETQSLMGGKLR; via the coding sequence ATGCAAACTGTGATTCAGACTCAAAATTTATCGAAAAGTTATGGGACAACCGCAGTACTTAAGAATATTGATCTGATGATTCAATCGGGAGAATTTACAGCGGTTATGGGGCCCTCGGGCTCTGGAAAATCGACGCTGATGAACGTACTGTCTACCATTGACCGGTTCACGGGCGGCGAGGTGTGGCTGGAGGGGAAATCCCTGCTGAATCTCAAGAAAAAATCGCTGCGGCAATTCCGGCAGGAGCGCATGGGGTTTATTTTTCAGGATTATAATCTCCTGGATACGCTGACGGCCAAAGAGAATGTTCTGTTGCCGCTCTCGCTGCGCAAAGTGAAGGTGGAAGAGATGGAAGACCGGCTGCTGCCGATTGTGCAGGCGCTGAATATTGAAGAGATCCTTCATAAATATCCAAGCGAGCTGTCAGGGGGACAGAAGCAGCGGGTAGCTTCGGCGCGGGCCATCATTACCAATCCGTCTATTGTTTTTGCCGATGAGCCGACGGGGGCGCTGGATTCCCGGTCCGCGACCCAAATGCTGGAGCAGCTTGCGGAGCTGAACGGGACGTTCGGGACAACGATTATGATGGTCACTCATGATCCCTATGCGGCCAGCTATTGTAAAAGGGTAATTTTTCTGCGTGACGGAGGAATTGTTAATGAGATTTACGCAGGAGATCAGACCCAAAAAGCGTTCTATGAGCGCATTCTGGAAACCCAAAGCCTGATGGGGGGCAAGCTGCGATGA
- a CDS encoding Vat family streptogramin A O-acetyltransferase: protein MLPTGPDPNAIHPNPNIKQVRFIKNTITRPNIIAGDYSYYDDPDESVSFESRVTHHYEFIGDQLIIGKFCAIARGTEFIMNGANHRMGSVTTYPFNIMGGGWEKATPELADLPYKGDTIIGNDVWIGQNATIMPGVTIGDGAIIAANSTVTKDVPPYHIAGGNPARILRKRFDDELIAQLLELKWWDWSQEKITDSLEVLCSNDLERIKGLAGGTA, encoded by the coding sequence ATGCTTCCTACAGGACCGGATCCGAACGCAATCCATCCGAACCCCAATATTAAGCAAGTCCGTTTCATCAAAAATACCATCACCCGTCCCAATATCATCGCCGGAGATTACTCCTACTACGATGATCCTGACGAGTCGGTATCTTTCGAGAGCCGTGTGACCCACCATTATGAATTCATCGGGGATCAGCTGATTATCGGCAAATTCTGCGCCATTGCCCGCGGCACCGAATTCATTATGAACGGCGCCAATCACCGGATGGGCTCGGTGACAACCTACCCTTTCAACATTATGGGCGGCGGCTGGGAGAAGGCTACGCCGGAGCTGGCGGACCTGCCCTACAAGGGCGATACCATCATCGGCAACGATGTATGGATCGGCCAGAATGCCACCATTATGCCCGGTGTAACCATTGGCGACGGAGCCATCATCGCGGCCAATTCCACCGTAACCAAGGATGTGCCCCCCTATCATATTGCCGGCGGGAATCCGGCACGCATTCTTAGAAAACGCTTCGATGATGAACTGATCGCCCAACTGCTGGAGCTGAAATGGTGGGATTGGAGTCAGGAGAAGATCACAGACAGCCTTGAAGTACTGTGCAGCAATGATCTGGAGCGGATTAAAGGTCTGGCAGGCGGCACCGCATAG
- a CDS encoding TraX family protein, giving the protein MLKILAIVSMLIDHIGRIFYPDAILFTIIGRLSFPLFCWSVVVGVDRTQNIQKYSLRVLYLALISQIPYSLLFDTHGLNVCFTLLFGILVIMLYRVPLNLYLKWIAIILLLVIPDLLSFDYGSYGVFTILLLYLLRNKSELLLISYTLLTILSISMYHYELIQLYAIMAIPIIIFLKNNHFNVNRFFNYSFYPAHLLLLLCIHAWV; this is encoded by the coding sequence ATGTTGAAGATACTAGCAATTGTATCGATGCTTATAGACCATATAGGAAGAATTTTTTATCCTGATGCTATACTATTTACTATAATAGGAAGACTGTCCTTCCCTCTTTTTTGCTGGAGTGTCGTAGTGGGCGTTGATCGAACGCAAAATATCCAAAAGTATAGCTTACGAGTATTATATTTAGCTTTAATTTCGCAAATTCCTTATTCCCTTTTATTTGACACTCATGGATTAAATGTCTGCTTTACTTTGCTCTTCGGCATCCTAGTGATTATGCTTTACCGTGTCCCATTAAATTTATATTTAAAATGGATAGCGATTATTCTACTTCTCGTAATTCCGGATCTGCTTTCTTTTGATTATGGAAGTTATGGAGTGTTCACTATTCTTTTGCTTTATCTCTTACGAAATAAATCTGAGCTGCTTTTGATCAGCTACACCTTGCTTACTATTCTTAGTATTTCAATGTATCATTATGAGCTTATACAGCTATATGCTATTATGGCAATCCCAATAATTATTTTCTTGAAAAATAATCATTTTAATGTAAATCGCTTTTTTAATTACTCCTTCTATCCAGCTCACCTGCTTTTATTATTATGTATACATGCTTGGGTATAG
- a CDS encoding MFS transporter yields the protein MEAKGFRKAGHAPSLLSAFLYFDVSFMIWVLCGALSLYITKDFGLSDTQKAAMVAIPILGGSIFRIPMGILADRIGSKKAGLLGMFLTIIPLLWGWLGGTSLLQMHMIGFLLGFAGASFAVSLSLASRWYPPQYQGLAMGIAGAGNSGTALATFFGPQIAQAYGWHSVFGIALIPLVLVMIIFAILAKDAPNAPAPKPLKNYLSVFKHADTWWFSIFYAITFGGFVGFANYASIFFYDVYGDGVHSGGLTKVQVGYLVTITVVAGSFFRPLGGWIADRIGGMRLLLVLYGIISVCAFAIASMPSSFLVMLLYTSVMMACLGMGNGSVFQIIPQRFSSEIGVITGIVGAAGGLGGYLLPTYVLGPLKQSTGSQVTGFLVVGSIVLLTTLIFYAVTRSWRKSWAKAESGVNY from the coding sequence ATGGAAGCAAAAGGTTTTCGCAAGGCGGGTCACGCCCCGAGTTTATTATCAGCTTTTTTGTACTTTGATGTAAGCTTTATGATTTGGGTGCTGTGTGGAGCCTTGTCGCTCTATATCACCAAGGATTTCGGATTATCAGATACCCAAAAAGCGGCCATGGTCGCCATCCCCATCCTCGGCGGTTCGATTTTCCGCATCCCCATGGGCATTCTGGCTGACCGCATTGGCAGTAAAAAAGCAGGCCTGCTCGGGATGTTCCTCACCATCATTCCCCTCCTATGGGGTTGGCTGGGCGGAACCAGCCTGCTGCAGATGCATATGATCGGCTTCCTGCTCGGCTTTGCAGGCGCAAGCTTTGCCGTATCCCTCTCCCTCGCCAGCCGCTGGTACCCGCCGCAATATCAGGGACTCGCGATGGGCATTGCCGGAGCCGGGAACAGCGGAACGGCGCTGGCGACCTTTTTCGGACCGCAGATCGCCCAGGCTTATGGATGGCACAGCGTATTCGGGATTGCACTGATTCCCCTGGTCCTCGTTATGATTATTTTTGCCATATTGGCTAAAGACGCCCCAAATGCCCCAGCCCCCAAGCCGCTTAAGAACTATCTCAGCGTCTTCAAGCATGCCGATACCTGGTGGTTCTCGATATTCTACGCCATTACCTTCGGCGGATTTGTCGGGTTCGCCAACTATGCGAGCATCTTCTTCTATGATGTGTACGGCGACGGCGTACATTCCGGAGGTCTGACCAAAGTCCAGGTGGGCTATCTGGTCACCATCACAGTCGTCGCAGGCAGCTTCTTCCGGCCTTTAGGCGGCTGGATTGCGGACCGGATTGGCGGCATGCGCCTCCTTCTGGTTTTGTACGGAATCATTTCCGTATGCGCGTTTGCCATTGCGTCTATGCCCAGTTCATTCCTGGTGATGCTGCTCTATACCAGCGTGATGATGGCCTGCCTCGGAATGGGTAACGGCTCGGTCTTCCAGATCATCCCCCAACGCTTCTCCAGTGAAATCGGAGTCATTACCGGAATTGTCGGCGCTGCCGGAGGGCTTGGCGGATATTTGCTCCCGACCTACGTTCTCGGCCCGCTGAAGCAATCCACAGGCTCACAGGTTACCGGATTTCTGGTGGTCGGCTCTATCGTGCTCCTGACAACCCTGATTTTCTATGCTGTAACCAGATCGTGGAGAAAGTCCTGGGCCAAAGCGGAATCCGGGGTTAACTACTAA
- a CDS encoding sulfite reductase subunit alpha has translation MTTKVKSVCPYCGVGCGIVLEVSGNRVVNITGDKEHPANFGRLCTKGSTAAAALTESGRMEYAYKRQDRRAEPERVNIDEAIRDTAQRLRAILEEHGPDALSVYVSGQMSLEAQYLINKLAKGFIRTPNIESNSRLCMAGAGNGYKLSLGADGPPGSYQDIDKTDLFFVIGANMADCHPILFLRMMDRVKAGAKLIVVDPRRTATADKADLFMQIRPGTDLALLNGLLHLLVKNGHTDPDFIARFTSGFEGMKEFLEDYPPDKVSGITGIPEADIRQAAEWIGVAPEWMTCWTMGLNQSIHGTWHTNAICNLHLATGAICRPGSGPFSLTGQPNAMGGREMGYMGPGLPGQRSLVSEADRSFIEKLWEIPQGALRADASGGTISMFENMIAGKIKACWIICTNPVATVPNRKKVIAALEAADLVITQDSFLDTETNRYADILLPGALWAEGEGVMINSERNLTLMQQAVEPPGEAMPDWQLIARVAAEMGYAEAFAYNSSAEVYAEIQQAWNPKTGYDLRGATYARLRETPVQWPCAPDQPNDRNPIRYLNRQGGTALSEPSEDRSSDILFPTDSGKAVFWARPYMPPAEMPDSDYPFVLNSGRLQHQWHTLTKTGKVPKLNKLNPGPFIEIHPEDAEALGIKDRQPVELRSRRGQAVLPAVISDRVRPGNCFAPFHWNDVFGPQLAVNDVTNDAVDPLSLQPELKFCSVSLVKAAGQPSGEPQAPDMNQNHSSLPAGDENAHPKEAVTMKQLDTLAGMFGIEAPAAMILDSHEQAYLGGFITSLRTEAGRSASGVPVLPPTAPFEPSTRYFVDGLLAGMFSRTPLPGAEPHSVQAMPSGPVSSGANSEEAETAGKLPVTILWASQTGNAEGAAIDCAKKLQQAGYDIRLVNMNQYSVNDLAKNRFALFIASTFGAGDPPDNGDSFYQSLKAENAPLLQDLRYAVLAFGDSNYDLFCGFGRNLDTRLEELGALRLLDCAHCDTDFQEQADAWTKDISGLLSVFADSPESSGPAAASGSSSTPVPAPGPATPGPEQRGYHRNHPVPSRILFKKCLNKAGSEKETRHYAFDLKSAGVQFEAGDALGVWPANCPDLVGNLLRTLDIEPSMRVMVKGQGVLPVNEALRRHYEIARIAPEMLRFVRDRSQNRKLSKLLESGNQAELKQWLWGRQLIDVLQEFPVALSAQELVEQLKPLQPRLYSISSSPKAHPHEVHITVSTVRYENNGNARKGVCSTFLADLVTEDTEIPIFIQKNAHFRPPANSGAPMIMIGPGTGIAPFRSFLQERKASGATGKNWLIFGEQREDSDFYFRGELEALREEGFLQRLDTAFSRDQAEKIYVQHRILEHGAELWAWLQEGAHFYVCGDAQQMAKEVDAALKTVIRQHGGMTADEANEYVKEMSLTKRYARDVY, from the coding sequence ATGACAACCAAAGTTAAAAGCGTCTGTCCATATTGCGGGGTTGGCTGCGGGATCGTACTCGAAGTGTCGGGTAACCGCGTAGTCAACATCACCGGAGATAAAGAGCATCCGGCCAATTTCGGCAGGCTGTGCACCAAAGGCAGTACGGCCGCAGCCGCACTCACGGAATCGGGCCGGATGGAATATGCCTACAAACGCCAGGATCGCAGAGCCGAGCCTGAACGAGTGAATATAGATGAAGCTATTCGTGATACCGCGCAGCGGCTGCGGGCCATTCTGGAGGAACATGGCCCGGATGCCCTGTCCGTGTACGTGTCGGGTCAAATGTCGCTGGAGGCCCAGTACCTGATCAACAAGCTGGCCAAGGGCTTCATCCGCACCCCGAATATTGAGTCTAATTCACGCTTATGCATGGCGGGCGCCGGGAACGGCTACAAGCTCTCCCTGGGAGCGGATGGGCCTCCGGGTTCTTATCAGGATATAGATAAGACGGATTTATTCTTCGTCATCGGCGCCAATATGGCCGATTGTCATCCGATTCTGTTCCTTCGGATGATGGACCGGGTCAAGGCCGGAGCCAAGCTGATTGTCGTAGACCCCCGGCGGACGGCCACTGCGGACAAAGCAGACCTGTTCATGCAGATCAGGCCCGGAACGGATCTTGCCCTGCTGAATGGACTGCTGCATCTGCTTGTTAAGAACGGCCATACCGACCCGGACTTTATCGCCCGGTTCACCTCCGGTTTTGAGGGCATGAAGGAATTCCTGGAGGACTATCCGCCGGATAAAGTATCCGGAATTACCGGCATTCCGGAAGCCGATATCCGCCAGGCGGCCGAGTGGATTGGCGTGGCTCCGGAGTGGATGACCTGCTGGACCATGGGTCTTAACCAGAGCATTCACGGTACCTGGCACACGAATGCCATCTGCAATCTGCATCTCGCTACAGGTGCGATCTGCCGCCCGGGGAGCGGTCCCTTCTCGCTCACGGGCCAGCCTAATGCCATGGGCGGCCGCGAGATGGGCTACATGGGGCCGGGCCTGCCCGGGCAGCGCTCCCTGGTGTCCGAAGCGGACCGCAGCTTCATAGAGAAGCTGTGGGAAATCCCCCAAGGCGCCCTTCGGGCGGATGCCAGCGGCGGTACCATTTCCATGTTCGAGAACATGATTGCAGGCAAGATCAAGGCCTGCTGGATCATCTGCACCAATCCGGTAGCCACGGTTCCCAACCGCAAGAAGGTCATCGCTGCCCTCGAAGCGGCTGATCTGGTCATTACGCAGGATAGCTTCCTGGACACCGAAACTAACCGTTATGCGGATATCCTGCTGCCCGGGGCCTTGTGGGCCGAAGGTGAAGGCGTGATGATCAACTCCGAGCGTAATCTGACCCTGATGCAGCAAGCCGTCGAGCCGCCCGGAGAGGCTATGCCCGACTGGCAGCTGATTGCCAGGGTAGCCGCTGAAATGGGCTATGCCGAAGCTTTTGCCTACAATTCTTCAGCAGAGGTCTATGCCGAAATCCAGCAGGCCTGGAATCCGAAGACCGGCTACGACCTGCGGGGGGCCACCTATGCAAGGCTGCGGGAAACGCCTGTGCAATGGCCCTGTGCACCGGATCAGCCGAACGACCGGAATCCGATCCGGTACCTGAACCGTCAGGGCGGCACCGCCCTGAGCGAGCCTTCAGAAGACCGTTCTTCGGATATTTTGTTCCCGACAGACAGCGGGAAAGCCGTGTTCTGGGCACGTCCGTATATGCCGCCTGCCGAAATGCCGGACAGTGACTATCCCTTCGTACTGAATTCGGGCCGCTTGCAGCATCAATGGCATACGCTGACGAAGACAGGCAAAGTCCCTAAGCTCAATAAGCTGAACCCGGGTCCCTTTATCGAGATTCACCCGGAGGATGCTGAGGCGCTTGGAATCAAGGACCGCCAGCCGGTAGAGCTTCGTTCGCGGCGGGGGCAGGCGGTTCTCCCGGCTGTCATTTCAGACCGTGTGCGCCCCGGCAACTGCTTCGCCCCCTTCCACTGGAATGATGTCTTTGGTCCCCAGTTAGCCGTAAATGACGTCACGAATGATGCCGTGGATCCCCTGTCCTTGCAGCCCGAGTTGAAATTTTGCTCTGTATCGCTGGTCAAGGCTGCGGGCCAGCCTTCCGGGGAGCCGCAGGCACCGGATATGAATCAGAATCACTCCTCATTACCAGCCGGCGATGAGAACGCCCATCCTAAGGAGGCCGTAACGATGAAGCAGCTGGATACGCTTGCGGGCATGTTTGGCATTGAAGCCCCGGCAGCCATGATTCTGGATAGTCATGAACAGGCTTATCTGGGCGGCTTCATCACAAGCCTGCGCACCGAGGCTGGCCGGTCAGCCTCCGGCGTTCCGGTTCTGCCGCCCACTGCACCGTTTGAACCATCCACCCGCTACTTTGTGGATGGTCTGCTGGCGGGAATGTTCTCCCGTACTCCGCTTCCCGGAGCAGAACCTCATTCCGTGCAGGCAATGCCCTCAGGCCCGGTCTCTTCAGGGGCAAACTCCGAAGAAGCTGAGACAGCAGGCAAGCTTCCTGTAACCATCCTCTGGGCTTCGCAGACCGGAAATGCCGAAGGTGCGGCCATTGACTGCGCGAAGAAATTACAGCAGGCCGGTTACGATATACGGCTCGTAAATATGAATCAATATTCCGTAAACGATCTGGCGAAAAACCGGTTTGCCTTGTTCATCGCCAGCACCTTCGGAGCCGGAGATCCTCCGGACAACGGCGACAGCTTTTACCAGTCCCTCAAGGCAGAGAATGCACCACTGCTCCAGGACCTGCGTTATGCCGTACTTGCCTTCGGGGACTCCAACTACGATCTGTTCTGCGGCTTCGGGCGGAATCTGGATACCCGGCTGGAGGAGCTTGGCGCGTTGCGGCTGCTGGACTGTGCCCATTGCGATACGGACTTTCAGGAACAGGCGGATGCATGGACAAAGGATATCTCGGGACTGCTTAGCGTGTTCGCAGACAGCCCGGAGTCCTCTGGACCAGCCGCAGCCAGCGGCAGCTCATCCACTCCCGTGCCCGCACCCGGACCGGCTACCCCAGGCCCGGAGCAACGCGGATATCACCGGAACCATCCGGTGCCATCGCGTATTCTGTTCAAGAAATGTCTGAATAAGGCCGGGTCTGAAAAAGAAACCCGCCACTACGCCTTCGATCTGAAGTCTGCTGGAGTGCAGTTCGAAGCAGGCGATGCGCTTGGCGTATGGCCCGCCAATTGTCCCGATTTGGTCGGCAATCTGCTGCGTACATTGGACATTGAGCCTTCCATGCGGGTAATGGTCAAGGGACAGGGCGTGCTGCCGGTCAACGAAGCACTGCGCCGTCATTATGAGATCGCCCGTATTGCTCCGGAGATGCTCCGGTTCGTCCGGGACCGTTCACAGAACAGGAAGCTAAGCAAGCTCCTTGAAAGCGGCAACCAGGCGGAACTGAAGCAATGGCTGTGGGGGCGCCAGCTTATCGATGTGCTGCAGGAGTTCCCGGTTGCCCTCAGTGCGCAGGAGCTTGTGGAACAGCTCAAGCCTTTGCAGCCCCGGCTGTATTCCATTTCGTCCAGCCCGAAGGCCCACCCGCACGAGGTTCATATCACAGTGTCCACTGTACGCTACGAGAATAACGGCAATGCACGCAAAGGAGTATGCTCCACCTTCCTCGCGGACCTTGTTACAGAGGACACAGAGATTCCCATTTTCATTCAAAAGAATGCCCATTTCCGGCCGCCGGCAAATTCCGGTGCCCCGATGATTATGATAGGTCCGGGTACAGGCATCGCACCGTTCCGCAGCTTCCTGCAGGAGCGCAAGGCATCCGGTGCCACGGGCAAAAACTGGCTGATCTTCGGCGAACAGCGGGAGGACAGCGATTTTTATTTCCGCGGGGAGCTTGAGGCATTGCGGGAAGAAGGCTTCCTGCAGCGGCTGGATACGGCTTTTTCCCGGGATCAGGCGGAGAAAATCTATGTACAGCACCGCATTCTTGAGCATGGGGCCGAGCTCTGGGCATGGCTTCAGGAGGGGGCCCACTTCTATGTGTGCGGAGATGCCCAGCAAATGGCCAAAGAAGTGGATGCCGCGCTAAAGACCGTAATCCGGCAGCACGGCGGCATGACTGCGGATGAGGCAAATGAGTATGTAAAAGAAATGTCATTAACCAAGCGGTACGCGCGGGATGTCTATTAA